A single genomic interval of Pochonia chlamydosporia 170 chromosome 7, whole genome shotgun sequence harbors:
- a CDS encoding dynein light chain (Tctex1) (similar to Metarhizium acridum CQMa 102 XP_007810196.1), with the protein MSTPPIPFTRLKQIATDVCSNAIGSAEFYDHAKTEQWNSTIINSMLKAVISESTPQGASAPSFKFACNSTIVQHLVPTSSLNKARGGTEVKEEQPHISTSSEATATDGKPHVGRRGMHSATGAYWDEKKDGMWTFKYDGGEGKGMDVVIMLIWIGI; encoded by the exons ATGTCTACTCCA CCTATTCCTTTCACCCGTCTCAAGCAGATTGCTACCGAT GTTTGCAGCAATGCCATCGGAAGCGCCGAGTTCTACGACCATGCAAAGACCGAGCAATGGAACTCTACCATCATT AACTCCATGCTCAAGGCTGTCATCTCCGAATCAACACCACAGGGAGCATCCGCACCGTCCTTCAAGTTCGCCTGCAACAGCACCATTGTCCAGCACCTTGTGCCGACGTCGTCTCTGAACAAAGCCCGCGGCGGCACCGAGGTCAAGGAAGAGCAGCCTCACATCTCGACGAGCTCCGAGGCCACTGCCACGGATGGCAAGCCGCACGTTGGTCGACGCGGTATGCACAGTGCCACGGGCGCGTATTgggacgagaagaaggacggcATGTGGACCTTCAAGTACGATGGCGGCGAGGGTAAGGGCATGGATGTTGTCATTATGCTCATTTGGATTGGCATCTAG